The DNA window ATTATAGCAGATTTTAATTTTGATAGTCGGGAAGATATAGCTGTCATTCATGAATCAGGTATGAGTAGCGGTTCGACTTACAATTATTATATTCAAGCCCTGGAAAGCAAATTTTTATTAGACTCATTTTTATCTGAATCTATGCAGTTTTTTCCGTCAACAATTAACTCTAAAAACAAAACCCTTACAACCTATGTAGTGGGTGGTGCCTGTCGTTTAGCTGAGCATGTATACAAGTATAATATCAAAAAGCAGAGATGGAAGGAAATTAGTAATAAAGTAAGAAATATTTGTGATTAATGACTAGATTAATAGAAAAAAGTATACCTTTTATTTTGAATTTAGATTGTTGTTTTGTCTAGTCTTTTTATCAATATAAAAGTTCAGAGAAAAACTATTTAAAATATTATTCTGCACCATCTAGTAAACTAATTCAAATGACCATAAAACTATATACAATATTATTGATTTCGTTGATTAGCTTATCCGAAATACCGAAACAGGATATGCATATACTTGATTTCGGATTATTCACTCTTAAAACCCCTTCGGACTGGGAGAAGATAGATCAACAAGGTATAGATAGTTAAGCTGGCTCCCTAACGAATAGAAGAGACACTTTGAATTTCAATCTGGGTTTGTATAGCAGATCAGTCTGCGACAATGATGAACCCAATAAGCACAAATTGAAAAGAGATACAGTCAATGGTCTAATTGCATATATTGTAATACCTGTTGTTGCTGGTCAAGGAAGAATAGAGATGAGTATTGAGAGTTTCAAAAATAGAGAACAAAGGTTTATTATCAGTGGAAGAGATATTATATATACCGATACGATACTTGACATTTTTAAATCTATTATGTTTTCAGAAAGTGATGAGACCCAAAATCCATTATTAACTTATGATAAGTTTAATTTAATTCCTGATGGATCTGGTAGAAGTTTATTTCGTAATTCTTGTGCTTCTTGCCATCAAAGACATATGGATTTTATTGGGCCGAATTTGCAAAACATTCTGTCGACAAGATCCATGGACTGGGTATTTAAATATATTACTGACAGAAAGAGCATTGTGTTCAAGAAAAAATCCAGTAAAAAAGAACAATTGAGATGTATTGAAAATCCGAGTGTAAGCAAGGAATATATAGAGAGAATTATTGAATATTTGAATTAATAGGCTAATTTTACATAATTAGATTTTTGCAAAGTAGAAACTAAATGAAATTGACATATTTATTTGACTTTATGTTTGTCTATTTTATCTTTTGTAGCAGCATTAATGCAAGCATGACAACAATTGAGTTGTAACAAATTTAAATTTGTTTAGTAAATACATCAGGTTTCCTGATTTTTAATAAAATTTAAAAAAGTGTGCCTTTAATATTCATTTTACTATTAGTTACTGTTCATCATTGCAAATTTTCAAATGTAGGATTCTCGAAACAAAAGAAACCATGTGTTAAAAGGAATTTATGCAAGTAATAATTCTAATTAGTAAATTGAAATATTTATACCACAGAACTGCATATAGGAATTTCATACAATGTATTATAATTTGTGGAGTATTTTAAAATCTAATGGTCAATTAAGAGAATTTAGATCAACACCTTAGGATATTTTATGAATAATTCTCTGATTTAGAATGATGGTAAGTCCTGCTGGTTTTATGAGATAATCTAGTTGTCTTTCTTGCTTCCTAAAATGAAACCATTGGTGCCAAATTTGAAATGATTCATTACAAATATTAATCATGAAGCAAAATGGAGAAATCTGTTCGTATCATAGCGTTTGAGTAATAGATTAATTTTTGATAATGTTTAGATATAACGTGATGAAAATAGTATGAGGTTGAATAAATGAATTATTTTTGGACAACCTAGTACTTAACACTTGTTGGGTTCAAGGATTGCATAAAAGCTTGTAGAATATATGAAATTTAAAATATGAAAAATAATCAAACTTTACGAACAGGTCAGAATCTGTTGGTTGGATTATTTCTTCTTCATGCTAGTATTGGCTTTGGGCAGGAATTCGGAGTACAATATGTTGCAGATCACCGATTTTACAATAAAGCTATAATTGCCAGTTTCAGAGGAAATTGCCAGAAAGCCAACGAAAATTTCGATGCATTTATTCAAGATTATAAGAGATATGGCCAAAACTACTGGAAGGATCGGGTTGCTCGCAAGAAATTGGATTGCAAAAACAGTAACACCAATTATTCGAATACAATACATTTTACCAGTAGGAATGTGCTTTCAGATTTAAATACTGGTTCTTTTAGGATTAACTCAAGAAAAAGCATTAAATATAAGGAGGATAAAGTGACATTCAAGAAAACTTTTACTAAGGAACAGATGGCTGAAAAAAAGGAAGTGACTAAAAAGAAAGAAACTAATAAATCAACTAGCTTAAGTCCACCGAGTACTGTAAGTTCCAAGACTAATGCCAAGCCCACAGCAGCAGAAAATCACTCAATTCCATTGGCGAGGAATGAGATTCCACAAAATACTAAAGATAAGGAGAGCCATAAAAGTGGGAATTTAAAGTTTAAAGATGAATCCAATACAAGTACTGATAGTTCACATTACTTTACTGTACAATTTGCAACCAGAAAGGAGTCAGACTACGCCTATATTTCATTATCTGAATTGGGACCAATCTATTCCAAAAAAAATCAGGGAACTGGAGAATATAACTATTTCATTGGTAGCTTTAATACTTTTAACGAAGCAAAAGAACTTGGTTTAATATTGAAAGAGAATGGGTATTCAAAAGCTACTATTGCTGAACATGACAAAGGCATTTTGAAACATATTCATGCTATAATACCGAAAACAGTGGAAAATCTGACAAATGGAATGCCATCGTGCATTGTAATTGTTGGTTCATTTAAAAGTTCCGAAAAAGCATCTAATCTTGGTTCTCAGGTTAAAAGGGATGGTTTTAGGATATTTACTGAGAACTATATGGGATTTCATCGGGTAGGGGTTGAATTTGATTGTATCAAAGATAATATTGACGACAAGCTTCAAGAAATGAAAACGAAATACAACTCCGGAGCATGGCTTAGAAAGTGATTTTTAATTGTTTATTTTTATTCGGATTGTTTATGAATAATATTCAATATTGTGAAGCAAAAAGTTAATTTATTACTCGTTCTCTTTTTTATATCCATGCAGACATTGCGAGGGCAAGTCGAGTTTAGCTTATTAAATGAATCTATTAAATCAATCCATGAAGTTTGGGATATACAGATTGAAAACTCAATGTTGGTAAATCAAAATACATTTTTTGTAGTAACT is part of the Candidatus Vicinibacter affinis genome and encodes:
- a CDS encoding c-type cytochrome; protein product: MKRDTVNGLIAYIVIPVVAGQGRIEMSIESFKNREQRFIISGRDIIYTDTILDIFKSIMFSESDETQNPLLTYDKFNLIPDGSGRSLFRNSCASCHQRHMDFIGPNLQNILSTRSMDWVFKYITDRKSIVFKKKSSKKEQLRCIENPSVSKEYIERIIEYLN